The Bernardetia sp. genome includes the window GAGCCTTCCTCCAAAAAAAGAACAACAAACTTCGCCTACACCAGCTTTAGACAGAGACGTTTTGAGGATAAGCCTCAATTCTGAAAATAAAATTTTATTTAAATCTGATGAAATAGGCACAGTTGCAGAAGTCGAAGAGCGTGTCAAAACACATCTTATGAACTACAACAAAGATGAAAAGTATTCACAAAATCCACAAAAAGCTGTTGTTGTTTTAAGTAGCCAACGCCAAACAGATTATAATTTTTACATTCAAGTATTGGACAAGATAAAAGCAGGCTACCACAAAGCAAGAGCAGATTTTCTGACCAAAAAATTAGGTGTAAAATATACGCCTTTAGAAGTTATAGATTTTGCACAGCAAAAAACACAAGAAGAAAAAGAACTCTATCAGCTTCTTCAAAAAGAATTCCCTATCAATATTTTAGAACAGAAAAATTAGGTATAGCATAAAAAAAACTGGTTCTTTATGAATTTGGTTGCAAATAGACTTTTTGGTTAAATACAAATCGTAT containing:
- a CDS encoding ExbD/TolR family protein, translated to MISKREKPTVNASSMADIAFLLLIFFLVSTRISTEKGFAMSLPPKKEQQTSPTPALDRDVLRISLNSENKILFKSDEIGTVAEVEERVKTHLMNYNKDEKYSQNPQKAVVVLSSQRQTDYNFYIQVLDKIKAGYHKARADFLTKKLGVKYTPLEVIDFAQQKTQEEKELYQLLQKEFPINILEQKN